Genomic DNA from Candidatus Koribacter versatilis Ellin345:
CGGTCGGCGCTAATCCAGTTGAAAACACCTGGTCCGTGAACGTAACGGATTGCCCGTAACGAGATGGATTGGGATTGGAAAAGAGCACGTTAGAAGAGGCGGACTGCGCCGTCGCCGTCACACTTGCCAGCAGAAGCACCGGGATTGTCTGGAAAATAGCAGAAGAACGAAAAGCTTGGCGCACGACGGCGGCCAACCGCGGAAGTACAGCGTGCATGAGGGGTGTCTCCTCTAGAAGAGCGTGGTCATACTAATCGGCACTTTAGGGTTGGTAAAGATAAAGTTCCCTAAAGATTTGTATGGGTTGCAAAACGACGCATGGGGGTGCGTCGCGGTGATCTCTAGCTCGAAATGAAGCTACTGGAGCGGAGGATCCGAGGCCGTTGGCTCGCGATCTTCCTCAGTCCAGCGTATCACGCCTGACTCGTCGGTAAAGAAACTGCGCTTTGTATCCGCCGCATAAGCGATAGGACGAGCAATCAGCGTGTAAGTAGAGCTCTTGCCTCCCTGGAACACCGACCGATAAGTGAATCGATAGCCTGACTTTTCAAACGGCTCCGTCGACAGGCTGGGCTCGATTAGCGCCGCATGGTCTGCGTTCGCGTTCTCCTGGTCACTGCCTCCGAGCGCTTCCAGTCGCGAAGCGAAACCGATGCTCGGGTAGGCGCTGCTGTAGGTCACGAGGGCGGTGTTGTAAGTCCGCATCGCAGCCACGGCCGAAGATTCGTTTTCCGACGCATTGTGGGCGCGAAATTTTTCCATCATCGACCCGTCTTCAAAATTCAGCCGGTCGTGCCCTTCGGAGGGCTGGATCTCGAGGATCCGCCATTCTCCATCCTCCAATCGCATCCACACGAGGAGCGCGGCATCGTCAGTCAAATCGCGCGGCAAGGGTGACTTGAGCCGCAACCGGAGCAGGGATTCATAGCCGTCGCAGATGCGCTTGTCGAGTAAGATGGTCGCGACTTCGTCCGGGTTCTCGCCTTCCTTGCGAATTTCGAGGAGAGCGGGTGGAACCTCAGAACGAGTGAAAACCACATTCTCGTTCTTCAACTTTTCGCTGACCATCAGTCCACGCTCAAACGCAAGCTGTTCGTTCGGCGGGAGCTTCTCGACTGCGCTCACGAGTTCGATGGGAAGATGGCGCAGTACGGCCGCTGGGTCTTTGGTGAATACCAGTTCAAGCATCGCATCCACATCCGGATACGATTGCGCTGCACACGGAAGCGCAAAGAGTACAGCCAGCAGCCACACGAGACGTCGCATAGAGTCAAAGACACTGTAGCGCGCCCCGGAGTTCCAGAGTTCAGGAATTGTGGCTGAAAATCAGTGATGGGAAGGATTACTCGAAGCCGAGATCTTTCATCTCCTGGTCATTCAGGGGGTCGAAAACGTCGTCAGTCCAGGTCAGTCGACCCTTCATGGAGCCGGCTTTGCGATGCGGCACTTCATAGCGAATGATCTTGGCGATCGGCACGCCATTGTCAGTGAGGATCACTTCTCTTCCGTCTGCTGCCAGTTTTACAAGGCGGGAAATCGCGGACTGTGCTTCCGCAATTGTGTAGGAACTCTTCTTGGTCTGACTCTTTGCTTTCTTCGTCTTCGCCACAGCCGAATTGTACTCGCGTCGGCCCTGAGTTCAGCCCACTGTGCTAAGCCCAGAACGTACGGTCCAACGCCCGATACTGAATCGCCTCCGCGATGTGCCGCGACTCGATCTGCGCTGCCGCATCGAGATCGGCGATGGTGCGCGCGACTTTGAGAATGCGGTCGTGGGCGCGGGCGCTCAGGCCCCGTTGCGACATTGCACGCTCCAGCATGTGTTCGCCCTCGCTCGACAACTCGCAGTAGGTGCGGATTTGGCGCGAACTCATTTGCGCGTTGGCGTAAATCCGTTCTTTGGCGAAACGGTTCAACTGGATCTCACGCGCATGCAGCACTCGCTCGCGGATCTGCGTCGATCCTTCGGGTGCCTGGCCGGAGCGGAGTTCCTTGTAATTTACTGCCGGCACATCAATGTGGATATCAATGCGATCGAGCAACGGACCGGAGATCTTCGCCACGTACCGTTGGATCATCGGCTGGCTGCATTTGCACTCGCGAGTGCGGTCGTTGAAATACCCGCACGGGCACGGGTTCATCGCGGCGGCCAGCATAAAGCGCGCTGGAAACGTCAGCGACATCGCCGCGCGAGAAATCGTCACCGTCCCGTCTTCCAGCGGCTGCCGCATCACCTCCAGCACATTGCGCGGGAACTCCGGCAGTTCGTCGAGGAACAACACGCCATGGTGCGCGAGCGAGACTTCGCCGGGACGCGGCACCGCGCCACCACCAATCAATCCCGCGTCGGAAACCGAGTGGTGCGGAGAGCGAAACGGGCGCACGCCCACTAAGCCGGCACGGGAATCGAGAACGCCCGCAACGCTGTGGATCTTGGTGGTCTCTAGCGCTTCTTCAAATGTCAGCGGGGGCATGATGGTCGGAATGCGTTTCGCGAGCATGGTCTTGCCGCTGCCCGGAGGTCCGATCATCAGGATGTTGTGCCCGCCTGCGCACGCGACTTCCAGCGCGCGCTTCGCGGTCTGTTGCCCGCGCACGTCTTTGAAATCCACGTTGAAGTGTTGCGCTTCATTCAGGACGGCCTGCGAATCAACCTTCACCGGTTCAATGCCATTGCCGGTGTTGATCAGGTGCACTACGTCCATCAGCGTCTTGACCGGGTAGATCTCGATCCCGTCCACCACAGCGGCTTCCCGCGCATTCTCCACCGGAACGAAAAGCCGCTTGATCTTCGCTGCCCGGGCGGCGACTGCGGTGGATAACGTCCCCCGTACGCCGCGAATCGAGCCATCGAGCGACAGTTCGCCGACCATCACCACATCGTCCAGCGTCTGCTTATTCAGGCCACCGTAGGCGCCCAAGATTCCGGCAGCCATCGGGAGATCGAAGCCAGAGCCTTCTTTCTTTATATCGGCGGGCGCCAGGTTCACGGTGATGGTGGTATTAGGAACGTCGTAACCCGCATTCCTTAGAGCGGCGCGCACCCGTTCGCGGCTTTCGCGCACTGCGGCATCGGGCAGCCCGACGGTAGTAAACAGTGGTTTTTCTGAGAGTTGCGCGGCTACATCCACCTCAACATCGATGATGTGCGCGTCGATACCGTACACCGCGGCGCTCTTGGTGCGAAAAAGCATAAGGCCCCTAGAACCTTATAGCTATCAGGAATTGCGCGAAAAACTTGTGACTCGCCTCACGATAGGAGGTGACGGAACCTCAATCCCAGCGTGAATTACGGCGGAACTTAGGTGGAAAAAGGTATGCTGCGAACGAACAGAGTTCCTGTATACTCCATCGAATTGCCAAGGACATGGATGGGCGGCACCGCGCCACGCTCTACAGTCGCTCGTCCGAAAAGTGGAAAAAGCTCTTGCCTAGTGTGGAATTATGCGACTAGCATCTGAGTCAACATTTCCCCCAAATCTCCTTCACGTCGGGGTTCATACCCCGAGCTTGGAAAAAATCATGGCTCGCAGGCGGGAAGAACGAATCATCATCAGCTTGCCCGTGCGTTTATGGGGCATGGACGTAAATGGGAAACCGTTTACGCAAAATGCCTCGTCCGTTGACATCACCCGAATGGGCGCCCGCATTCAGGGTGTCACGGCACAGATTCAGCATGGGGACATCATCGGCGTCCAGCACGGCAGCGACAAAGCTCGCTTCCGCGTTATCTGGGTCGCTCGGCCGGGATCGCGTAACGAAGGCCAGATCGGCGTGCATTGCGTCGAGGCCAACAAGTACATCTGGGGGACCGTCGAGCCGAGCAATCAGGCCGATACCTGGGATCCCGAAGCGGCTTCGGCCTCAACCCACGCGGTGGGCGCCGGCGGCGGAGTCGCCGCCGTCATGGCTGCCTCGCCATCGCACAAAGACAACTTCGTGAACGACGCCACCCGCGAGGGCCGGCGCCGCATGCCACGCTACGCGTGCCGCGGTGGTGGTGAAATTCGCCAGCCCGGAATGAAGACCGTGGTGTGGGGCTCGATGACCGACATCAGCCGCAGCGGATGCTATCTCGAAACGCTGACCACGCTGCCGCGCAATGCGAAGTGCGAACTCATGCTGAACGTAGAAGGCATTGAGGTACGCGCCGGCGCGGAAGTCCGCGTCTCGCATCCTTCGATGGGCATGGGCTTGCAGTTCATTGACGTCGATCCGACCGATCAGAAGAAGCTCGATGATCTGCTCGTGAAACTTGCGGGTGGCAAAGAGCCGGAAGATCGCATCGTGCATCCGGTGAGCAATGAGTTCGCGACCGCGATCGCCTCAGCGGCGTCGCAGCTTCGTGACCTCGAAGCCTGCGTATCGGAAAACGAGGAAAACGTCGATCCACGGCTGCTCTCCGAGTTCCGCAGCGCCGTCGATCATGCGCGTTCCACCACTGCAGCAATTGAGCAGTGGGTCGATTTGCAGGAGCAGGACCGCGATCCATTCCCGGTTCTCGCGGCGATTGAAACGAGCAGGATCCGTTTGACTGCGAGCTTCATGCGCGAGCTGGTGATGGACATTGACGCCGCAACTTTGCATCTCGGCAGCGAAGGTGTGAAGGAGTTGTACGAGGCGGCACGTCAGTTGCACCTGCGCATTGAGCAGATGATTGCAGATGCGACCGAGCCGGAAGATCTGCTCGACGCAGACGACGACCACGCACAATCAGCCGACTAGTTCTCTACTTCGTCTAACGAACAGCCCGCTTCGGCGGGCTGTTCGTTTTCCAGACGAGAGGGAAGAAAACAGGAAAACTTACGGCAAAACCCGAAGTTAGAAGTTGGTAAACAATTTTTTTTAAGTGCTTATTTAGCAGGGATTTGCAAAGGGCGGGTTTTTAGGCGGACGAAAAAGTGACGGTTTTGCACCGTGATTTTTTCCCCCGAATCGCGGAGAAAACGCGGCTGAACCGCGGATTTCTTGCGGGTCGGCGTTTTTGCCGCAAAGGTGGTATATGGCGAGTGGACGGATTTTGGTTAGGAAGTGGTAAACAGCAGATTGCCACGTTGCTCTGCGCGCTCTTCGCAATGACAGGAGAGGGCGGTTCGGGGGATGGGATTTGTGGGGCTCACGCCGGGCAGCAACCGCAGATTCTTCGTCGCTGCGCTCCTCTGAATGACAAGAGAGAGTAGTGGGAGTGATGGGGGTGGCTCTGTCTTCCGCGAAAAAGCAAAACAGAAGAAATTAGTGCAGCGAGGCGAACATTTGCGCCTGGCAGCCTACGCCGATGGTGCCTTTTAGCATGTGGCCGGCTGGGGTGATGCGGATCAACTCCTGTTTGAGTGGACGCTGGAGGCAATCGGCGGCGCTGGTGCCGTAGCTGGCGCAGGTATTCATGTCGGGGATCATGTAGGTCCAGGTTTCGGAGCCGTCGGAGACGGTGTCCACGGTACCCGGCGCGCCTAGCGCGGCAATTACATCGGACTTCGACATTCCCGTGAACGCACATTTCTGCGAGATGCCCGCGTGCACGAGGGACCGCCAATCCTCGGGATTATAGGAATCGTGAAAACTATCGGCTTCGTGGAAGATGGCGGGCGAAGTTCGTTGCGCCGAAATGATGACCAGCAGAGCCACGACGAGCGCGGTGACGCCGACAAAGATCGGGACGGTCTTTGAATTCTTACTCTGCTGTTCTGTTTCGGCGTTAAACATCCATGCTCCGGGACGAAGCTCAAACCCCCACTGCGATGACGGAATTCTATAAGGATGTGGCGTGCGGGCAAAGAAAGAGATGAAGG
This window encodes:
- a CDS encoding type II toxin-antitoxin system Phd/YefM family antitoxin, which produces MAKTKKAKSQTKKSSYTIAEAQSAISRLVKLAADGREVILTDNGVPIAKIIRYEVPHRKAGSMKGRLTWTDDVFDPLNDQEMKDLGFE
- a CDS encoding PilZ domain-containing protein, which codes for MARRREERIIISLPVRLWGMDVNGKPFTQNASSVDITRMGARIQGVTAQIQHGDIIGVQHGSDKARFRVIWVARPGSRNEGQIGVHCVEANKYIWGTVEPSNQADTWDPEAASASTHAVGAGGGVAAVMAASPSHKDNFVNDATREGRRRMPRYACRGGGEIRQPGMKTVVWGSMTDISRSGCYLETLTTLPRNAKCELMLNVEGIEVRAGAEVRVSHPSMGMGLQFIDVDPTDQKKLDDLLVKLAGGKEPEDRIVHPVSNEFATAIASAASQLRDLEACVSENEENVDPRLLSEFRSAVDHARSTTAAIEQWVDLQEQDRDPFPVLAAIETSRIRLTASFMRELVMDIDAATLHLGSEGVKELYEAARQLHLRIEQMIADATEPEDLLDADDDHAQSAD
- a CDS encoding YifB family Mg chelatase-like AAA ATPase: MLFRTKSAAVYGIDAHIIDVEVDVAAQLSEKPLFTTVGLPDAAVRESRERVRAALRNAGYDVPNTTITVNLAPADIKKEGSGFDLPMAAGILGAYGGLNKQTLDDVVMVGELSLDGSIRGVRGTLSTAVAARAAKIKRLFVPVENAREAAVVDGIEIYPVKTLMDVVHLINTGNGIEPVKVDSQAVLNEAQHFNVDFKDVRGQQTAKRALEVACAGGHNILMIGPPGSGKTMLAKRIPTIMPPLTFEEALETTKIHSVAGVLDSRAGLVGVRPFRSPHHSVSDAGLIGGGAVPRPGEVSLAHHGVLFLDELPEFPRNVLEVMRQPLEDGTVTISRAAMSLTFPARFMLAAAMNPCPCGYFNDRTRECKCSQPMIQRYVAKISGPLLDRIDIHIDVPAVNYKELRSGQAPEGSTQIRERVLHAREIQLNRFAKERIYANAQMSSRQIRTYCELSSEGEHMLERAMSQRGLSARAHDRILKVARTIADLDAAAQIESRHIAEAIQYRALDRTFWA